A single genomic interval of bacterium harbors:
- a CDS encoding PorV/PorQ family protein: MKRWILVVFCFLMVFPESVPADESVLGTAGKILQIGVGPRAVGMGEAQVAAANDLYALYWNPAGLAAIRSPQLSYMHNLWLQDIQDAYVTYAQRLFRGGFALSVNYFNFGEFEKIGVDPSGYPLPTSETFTPYTLVVSAGYGTRVTPEMNFGGTVKLVNESVDTFSSMTLAMDLGMQYRLLKGLKTGLAIQNLGLPLEGYQLPMNVKAGISYRIPFVINEKRDRFLSVVDVNLPIPFDQPFYTNIGLEYFYLGIISLRGGYKISEINGLGDAAGLTAGIGVNVTGFILDYAVAPFGDLGMTHRMALTYTFISPKRAKKKTQSIKRRKVKRKTKKKSGGSGLMLPPDTRGGTGGQVLMPKVSKMKMRKAIRMEVESEISSQNETQIEQAVFQVRFSEKKSVRRWILSIVGPDGRVVKKYSGKGLPTKLVWDGTGKERNKVAEGIFCRYAMKMELSDGSVEKLRGKIYTRDLEVSDSQSNREVLPRIYFGEGAADLSDRSLRTLKSIAKKIKSQPYIKVSIEGYTDNHAEKSMSFLLSQRRAITVSRYLTATYKIPLKKVSTHARGSKSPIASNQTEKGRTRNRRVEIVIIYRQ; this comes from the coding sequence ATGAAGCGATGGATACTCGTGGTTTTTTGTTTTTTGATGGTATTTCCTGAATCAGTTCCGGCCGATGAATCGGTTCTCGGTACAGCAGGTAAGATACTCCAGATCGGGGTCGGACCGCGTGCGGTCGGTATGGGAGAGGCCCAGGTTGCGGCTGCCAATGATTTATATGCCTTGTATTGGAATCCTGCCGGACTTGCTGCGATCCGTTCGCCGCAGCTTTCCTATATGCACAATCTATGGCTCCAGGATATTCAGGACGCTTATGTGACCTATGCTCAGCGGCTGTTCCGCGGCGGGTTCGCACTGAGTGTCAATTATTTTAATTTTGGTGAATTTGAAAAAATCGGCGTTGATCCATCCGGCTATCCGCTTCCCACCTCGGAAACATTTACACCCTATACCTTGGTCGTCTCCGCCGGCTACGGTACCCGTGTAACACCGGAAATGAATTTTGGCGGAACCGTCAAACTCGTAAATGAGAGTGTGGACACTTTTAGCAGCATGACCCTGGCCATGGACCTGGGGATGCAGTACCGTTTGCTCAAAGGACTCAAGACCGGCCTTGCGATTCAGAATCTCGGTCTGCCTTTGGAAGGGTATCAGCTACCCATGAATGTCAAGGCGGGTATTTCTTATCGGATTCCATTTGTTATCAATGAAAAACGAGATCGGTTTCTTTCGGTCGTGGATGTCAATCTTCCCATTCCTTTTGATCAACCGTTTTATACCAATATCGGGTTGGAATATTTCTATTTAGGTATTATTTCGCTCCGGGGGGGATATAAAATTTCTGAAATTAACGGTTTGGGTGATGCTGCGGGTTTAACCGCAGGGATTGGTGTCAATGTCACAGGCTTTATTCTTGATTATGCGGTGGCACCCTTCGGTGATCTGGGGATGACCCACCGCATGGCACTTACCTATACGTTTATCTCGCCCAAGCGCGCGAAGAAGAAAACTCAAAGTATCAAGCGGCGTAAAGTGAAGCGGAAGACAAAGAAAAAAAGCGGCGGCAGCGGGCTGATGCTGCCGCCTGATACCCGTGGCGGGACCGGCGGTCAAGTTCTTATGCCAAAGGTGTCGAAAATGAAAATGCGCAAAGCGATTCGAATGGAAGTGGAATCTGAAATCAGTTCACAAAATGAAACCCAGATTGAACAAGCGGTATTTCAGGTGAGATTTTCTGAAAAAAAATCAGTTCGTCGTTGGATACTCAGCATTGTTGGTCCGGACGGGCGGGTAGTGAAAAAATATTCCGGCAAAGGGCTGCCGACAAAATTAGTGTGGGATGGGACGGGCAAGGAAAGAAATAAAGTTGCAGAAGGGATCTTTTGTCGTTATGCGATGAAAATGGAGTTGTCCGATGGTTCTGTGGAAAAACTACGCGGTAAAATTTATACCCGTGATTTGGAAGTGAGTGATAGTCAATCCAATCGAGAGGTGTTGCCGCGGATTTATTTTGGGGAAGGTGCGGCGGATCTTTCGGACCGGTCTTTGAGAACGCTTAAATCAATTGCGAAAAAGATAAAAAGTCAGCCGTATATCAAAGTTTCGATTGAGGGCTATACGGACAATCATGCTGAAAAATCGATGAGTTTTTTGCTTTCGCAGCGACGCGCGATAACCGTATCACGTTATTTAACCGCGACCTATAAAATACCTTTGAAAAAAGTGTCCACGCATGCCAGAGGCAGTAAAAGTCCTATAGCCAGTAATCAAACGGAAAAAGGCCGGACGCGTAATCGGCGTGTGGAAATTGTCATTATTTATCGACAGTGA
- a CDS encoding phosphatidylglycerophosphatase A, which translates to MRFFHLSVASVFGAGYFPVASGTFASALAIVPYLIIRENWLLHLGAIVILFFIGVWSSFAAEDILQEKDSHKIVIDEVVGYFIAVFLLPATWFYAIAAFFLFRLFDIWKPGVAGRSQSLPGGWGVMVDDVWAGLFANLCLQAIRLGNYWLG; encoded by the coding sequence ATGAGGTTTTTTCACCTAAGTGTTGCTTCGGTTTTTGGTGCCGGTTATTTTCCAGTAGCATCCGGGACCTTTGCTTCCGCACTGGCGATTGTACCTTATTTAATAATACGTGAAAATTGGCTGCTGCATCTTGGCGCCATCGTGATTTTGTTTTTTATCGGGGTCTGGAGTTCTTTTGCGGCTGAGGATATCTTGCAGGAAAAAGATTCTCATAAAATTGTGATTGACGAGGTGGTGGGATATTTTATTGCCGTGTTTTTGTTGCCGGCTACCTGGTTTTACGCCATCGCCGCTTTTTTTCTTTTTCGTCTTTTTGATATTTGGAAACCCGGTGTGGCCGGCCGGTCTCAGTCTTTGCCGGGCGGTTGGGGCGTGATGGTGGATGATGTCTGGGCAGGATTATTTGCCAATCTTTGTTTGCAGGCAATCCGGTTGGGGAATTACTGGTTGGGATAG
- a CDS encoding CBS domain-containing protein: protein MKKFKASDIMTKEIFSVQPDMTVKAVAQFFLQNNISGAPVLDDHAALVGIVTEGDVIFRDATVHAPTMITLFDAIIYLEGTQKHEQELKKIIGGKVEDIMSKDVVTISPEADLQEMATIMHEKKKHLLPVVESGKVVGIVGKADMVRAIIQEE, encoded by the coding sequence ATGAAAAAGTTCAAAGCAAGCGATATTATGACAAAAGAAATTTTTTCTGTTCAACCGGACATGACAGTCAAGGCGGTGGCGCAATTTTTTCTTCAGAACAACATATCCGGTGCACCGGTTTTAGATGATCATGCCGCCCTGGTCGGCATTGTCACCGAAGGTGATGTGATTTTTCGTGATGCCACAGTACATGCGCCTACCATGATTACGTTGTTTGATGCAATTATTTATCTGGAAGGGACGCAAAAACACGAACAGGAATTGAAGAAAATTATCGGTGGAAAAGTCGAAGATATCATGAGCAAGGATGTGGTGACTATTTCGCCGGAAGCTGATCTGCAGGAAATGGCAACAATTATGCATGAGAAAAAAAAGCATCTTTTGCCGGTTGTTGAAAGCGGCAAGGTGGTTGGTATTGTGGGGAAGGCCGATATGGTTCGGGCAATTATTCAGGAGGAGTAA
- a CDS encoding NAD(P)H-hydrate dehydratase, producing MLRIVDAKTMQAIDREAMTAYAIPGHKLMEQAGLRLAEHVLGFIGSKSQTRVTILAGGGKNGGDGLVCARYLARAGIKPRVLILSEKIAPETLENLQRLSSENVASRQCSECLPDAFAEIIMASDVVVDAMLGIGLSGDLREPYIQAITKVNASNAVVIAADIPSGLNADNGDPGIMTVQADCTITFGLPKAGLLRQSAASYVGRLVVETIGFPAPLLRAGQAETVQYVYENAIAGFLPKRSPLGHKRSVGKVLVIGGSFGYHGALLLAALGAMRSGAGYVAMAYPKTMDAVIRSHALEAVCLPMADGGKAALGIAALPQLLETAQTYDAVVLGPGLGRTPGTQNLIRRFIGKIAGPAMLLVDADALHALSGVQWPSRSSGRPEIIVTPHEGEAAQLLGKSAEHISSNRMEALGALTKKLPGIVLLKGRNTVIAKKRSPVFITGSGTQALATAGSGDVLGGVIAALAAQKISALQAGLAGAVAHGIAGCLAAKDVWGQGVIARDIADQLPNAFALLRKLPARADWV from the coding sequence TTGTTGCGGATTGTAGACGCTAAAACCATGCAGGCAATTGATCGTGAGGCAATGACAGCTTATGCCATCCCCGGTCATAAATTGATGGAACAAGCCGGGTTGCGGCTGGCAGAGCATGTGCTTGGGTTTATCGGTTCGAAAAGTCAGACCCGAGTGACGATCCTGGCAGGCGGCGGAAAAAACGGCGGGGATGGATTGGTCTGTGCACGCTATCTGGCACGGGCCGGCATCAAGCCACGGGTTCTGATTTTATCCGAAAAAATCGCACCTGAGACGCTGGAAAATCTCCAGCGGCTTTCTTCTGAAAATGTGGCCAGTCGGCAATGCTCGGAGTGTTTGCCGGATGCATTTGCTGAAATCATTATGGCTTCGGATGTGGTGGTGGATGCCATGTTGGGCATCGGTCTTTCCGGTGATTTGCGCGAACCTTATATTCAGGCAATTACGAAAGTCAATGCAAGCAATGCGGTTGTGATTGCCGCGGATATTCCTTCGGGATTGAATGCCGATAACGGGGACCCGGGAATCATGACCGTTCAGGCGGATTGCACGATAACCTTTGGATTGCCAAAGGCGGGTTTATTACGGCAGTCGGCAGCATCCTATGTGGGGCGTTTGGTGGTTGAGACCATTGGATTTCCGGCGCCGTTGCTCCGTGCAGGGCAGGCGGAGACGGTTCAGTATGTCTATGAAAATGCAATTGCCGGATTTTTGCCGAAACGATCACCCCTGGGGCACAAGCGTTCGGTCGGGAAAGTTTTGGTGATCGGTGGTTCTTTCGGTTATCATGGTGCGCTGCTTTTGGCTGCATTAGGTGCCATGCGTAGTGGTGCCGGGTATGTTGCAATGGCCTATCCAAAAACAATGGATGCTGTCATACGCAGCCATGCTCTTGAAGCGGTCTGCCTGCCGATGGCTGATGGCGGCAAGGCGGCTTTGGGGATTGCGGCCTTGCCGCAGCTATTGGAAACCGCCCAAACCTATGATGCTGTGGTTCTCGGGCCGGGACTCGGCCGGACCCCGGGCACCCAAAATTTAATTAGAAGGTTCATCGGAAAAATAGCCGGTCCGGCGATGCTGCTGGTTGATGCAGATGCATTACACGCCTTGTCCGGGGTACAATGGCCGTCACGGTCATCCGGGCGGCCGGAAATTATAGTGACCCCCCATGAGGGTGAGGCGGCACAGTTGCTCGGGAAGTCGGCTGAGCACATCAGCAGTAATCGGATGGAGGCGTTGGGAGCGCTGACGAAGAAGCTGCCGGGAATCGTGTTGCTTAAAGGGAGAAATACTGTGATTGCAAAAAAACGCTCACCGGTTTTCATCACAGGTTCCGGGACACAGGCATTGGCCACCGCAGGAAGCGGCGATGTGTTGGGGGGAGTGATTGCCGCATTGGCTGCACAAAAAATATCGGCCTTGCAGGCCGGTTTGGCAGGTGCCGTGGCACATGGTATTGCGGGATGTCTGGCAGCCAAGGATGTCTGGGGCCAGGGTGTTATTGCGCGGGATATTGCGGACCAGCTTCCCAATGCTTTTGCCCTGCTCCGCAAATTGCCGGCACGGGCTGACTGGGTATAG
- the pyk gene encoding pyruvate kinase, whose translation MERTKMIFTLGPATDRPGVLKKLIRAGMDCARFNFSHGEYPEHAKRFALLERESRAAGVPVATLLDLTGPKLRVGKFKSGGISLLTGAVVRIRPGKTSGSRDLIPVNYVHLSQEVKRGDAILMDDGLIRLKVMHKEGRDVICKVVVGGILKDKKGLNLPGQSLRVPAMTAKDKRDLAFGLQLGFDYVALSFVRKSEEMRVLKKRIRAAGSQAGTIAKIEKPQAIPHLEKIIQVSDGVMIARGDLGVEMSAEQVPVLQKKIISMANHYGKVVITATQMLQSMMENPTPTRAEASDVANAIFDGSDGIMLSGETAAGRYPVQSATMMARIAAQAEAAPEYNRLSLEPTCLAPEDDVIAAGVHLVEKIKARYLVVFTQTGNTARLISRQRPQVPVIALAHSEVIRRKLALVWGVESLLINTQPALETIVEQAVKVLLACRRVRKGDWVVILASSPRGTRTNFIKIHQIGEEHQD comes from the coding sequence ATGGAACGCACGAAAATGATTTTTACCCTCGGTCCGGCAACGGACAGACCCGGTGTTTTAAAAAAGCTGATACGGGCGGGAATGGATTGCGCCCGGTTTAATTTTTCGCATGGGGAGTATCCGGAGCATGCGAAACGGTTTGCATTGTTGGAACGCGAAAGCCGTGCGGCCGGTGTTCCGGTCGCGACATTGTTGGATTTGACAGGCCCAAAATTAAGGGTGGGAAAGTTTAAAAGTGGAGGCATATCACTTTTAACCGGGGCGGTGGTTCGTATCCGGCCGGGAAAAACATCCGGCAGCCGGGATTTGATTCCCGTCAATTATGTCCACCTATCCCAAGAAGTAAAACGCGGTGATGCGATTTTAATGGATGATGGCCTGATCCGCCTGAAGGTCATGCACAAAGAGGGACGGGATGTGATTTGTAAGGTGGTTGTCGGCGGGATTCTCAAGGATAAAAAAGGCTTGAATCTTCCGGGACAATCGCTTCGGGTTCCAGCCATGACCGCGAAAGATAAGCGCGACCTGGCATTTGGACTTCAACTGGGATTTGATTACGTCGCACTCTCTTTTGTCCGCAAATCCGAGGAAATGCGGGTTTTGAAAAAGCGTATCCGGGCTGCCGGATCGCAAGCCGGTACGATCGCAAAAATTGAAAAACCGCAAGCCATTCCTCATTTGGAAAAGATTATTCAGGTATCGGATGGTGTGATGATTGCACGCGGCGATTTGGGTGTGGAGATGAGCGCGGAACAAGTCCCGGTACTCCAAAAGAAAATTATATCCATGGCCAATCATTATGGAAAGGTTGTCATTACGGCTACCCAGATGTTGCAGTCCATGATGGAGAATCCCACGCCAACTCGGGCGGAGGCATCTGACGTGGCCAATGCAATTTTTGACGGCAGTGACGGTATTATGCTTTCGGGTGAGACCGCCGCCGGCCGCTATCCAGTCCAGTCTGCGACGATGATGGCGCGGATTGCCGCCCAGGCAGAGGCGGCACCGGAATATAACCGGCTTAGTTTGGAGCCGACCTGTCTTGCGCCGGAGGACGATGTTATTGCCGCCGGTGTTCATCTGGTCGAGAAAATAAAGGCGCGTTATTTAGTGGTTTTCACACAAACCGGGAATACGGCGCGATTAATTTCGCGGCAACGCCCGCAGGTTCCGGTGATTGCTTTGGCGCATTCAGAGGTAATCCGGAGAAAATTGGCCCTGGTTTGGGGAGTAGAAAGCCTTTTGATCAATACACAACCCGCGCTGGAAACCATTGTTGAGCAGGCAGTAAAGGTCCTGTTGGCGTGTCGCCGTGTTCGTAAAGGGGATTGGGTGGTTATTTTAGCCAGTTCACCGAGGGGTACCCGGACCAATTTCATTAAAATTCATCAAATCGGCGAGGAGCATCAAGACTGA
- the pgsA gene encoding CDP-diacylglycerol--glycerol-3-phosphate 3-phosphatidyltransferase: protein MNLPNRLTLARVLAVPVFMGCVLIENVWMQYAALLVFGAAAITDYWDGRLARERNLVTNFGKIMDPLADKLLMMAAFISFVQMGYAPAWMVILIIGREFAITGLRVLAAVEGRVIAASTSGKHKTISQIVAVILILLVSSVVVTLQTWLPPWEETLRSLGLSGEILLMLIRYLPFAAMLVAAVLSLYSGMEYLIKNRGLFQETKA from the coding sequence TTGAATCTTCCAAATAGGCTGACCTTGGCCAGAGTGTTGGCGGTCCCGGTTTTCATGGGTTGTGTTTTAATTGAGAATGTCTGGATGCAATATGCCGCCTTGCTGGTTTTCGGCGCTGCTGCGATTACGGATTACTGGGATGGTCGGCTGGCACGCGAGCGTAATCTGGTTACAAATTTTGGAAAAATCATGGATCCCCTGGCAGACAAGCTCCTGATGATGGCGGCGTTTATTTCATTTGTCCAGATGGGATATGCTCCGGCCTGGATGGTGATTCTGATTATTGGACGCGAGTTTGCCATCACCGGTTTGCGGGTTTTGGCTGCCGTGGAAGGACGCGTTATTGCCGCATCGACATCCGGCAAGCATAAGACCATCTCACAGATTGTTGCGGTGATTCTGATTTTGCTCGTCAGCTCGGTGGTGGTAACTTTACAGACCTGGCTTCCTCCCTGGGAGGAAACCCTGCGTTCTTTGGGACTTTCCGGGGAGATACTGCTTATGCTTATTCGCTATTTACCGTTTGCCGCGATGTTGGTGGCTGCCGTGCTTTCTCTGTATTCGGGAATGGAATATCTCATTAAAAATCGCGGACTTTTTCAGGAAACAAAAGCATGA
- a CDS encoding amidohydrolase has protein sequence MSRPGRDIYQNALKQGKAMQTWRRQIHQNPELGFEEKQTAALVAGVLRRTGWKVKTQVAKTGVVGLLKGKKSGPVIAIRADMDALPIQERTKSGYASRRSRVMHACGHDGNTAMALGAATILSRYAVQMAGSLKMVFQPCEEVPPGGAQAMIRAGVLDSPQVSAIIAGHIDTSLPAGIIGVKSGVMMAAADAFTLTIQGKGGHGAMPHRSVDAIAIAGQIITNLQHLAARETDPLKSVVISIGKISGGSAYNILAEQVVMQGTIRSLSDRKRRELPKRIAQIAAGVARAHRGSAQFVLNPGHPPLVNHEKITARLAQAGAYVLGKHKVRQIGQPMMSGEDFTYFARQVPACFFLVGAGDKKKYHYPWHHPCFDFDEKGLVAGAAVMVQTVMDMIGQ, from the coding sequence GTGTCACGACCGGGACGGGATATTTATCAAAACGCCTTGAAACAGGGCAAGGCAATGCAAACCTGGCGGCGTCAAATTCATCAAAATCCTGAATTGGGATTTGAAGAAAAACAGACTGCTGCGTTGGTTGCCGGGGTCTTGCGTCGGACGGGTTGGAAGGTGAAAACTCAGGTGGCGAAAACCGGTGTTGTCGGCTTGCTTAAAGGAAAAAAATCTGGTCCGGTCATTGCCATTCGGGCGGATATGGATGCGCTGCCGATTCAAGAGCGGACCAAGTCCGGTTATGCGTCGCGAAGAAGCCGGGTTATGCATGCCTGTGGTCATGACGGCAATACAGCGATGGCATTGGGTGCCGCGACAATACTCAGCCGGTATGCAGTTCAAATGGCCGGTTCCTTGAAAATGGTTTTTCAGCCGTGCGAAGAAGTTCCTCCCGGCGGGGCCCAAGCAATGATCAGGGCCGGGGTGCTTGATTCGCCGCAGGTTTCTGCGATCATTGCCGGCCATATTGATACCAGTCTTCCGGCCGGTATCATCGGCGTCAAATCCGGTGTTATGATGGCAGCTGCCGATGCGTTTACCCTTACGATACAGGGTAAAGGCGGACACGGTGCCATGCCGCACCGTAGTGTGGATGCCATTGCCATCGCAGGTCAGATTATCACCAATCTCCAGCATTTGGCAGCACGCGAAACAGATCCGCTGAAATCGGTGGTTATCAGTATTGGGAAAATCAGCGGAGGATCAGCCTATAATATTCTTGCGGAGCAAGTTGTCATGCAGGGAACCATTCGTTCGTTAAGTGACCGAAAACGCCGGGAACTCCCAAAACGGATTGCCCAAATTGCCGCCGGGGTTGCACGTGCCCATCGTGGTTCAGCGCAGTTTGTTTTGAACCCGGGGCATCCGCCGCTGGTCAACCATGAAAAAATAACGGCACGGCTGGCGCAAGCCGGCGCGTATGTTCTTGGCAAGCACAAGGTGCGGCAGATTGGGCAGCCGATGATGTCGGGGGAAGATTTTACCTATTTTGCGCGCCAGGTGCCTGCTTGTTTTTTTTTGGTGGGTGCGGGGGACAAAAAAAAATATCACTATCCGTGGCATCATCCGTGTTTTGATTTTGATGAAAAGGGGCTGGTGGCAGGTGCCGCCGTCATGGTACAGACAGTTATGGATATGATCGGACAATGA